In Xenopus tropicalis strain Nigerian chromosome 5, UCB_Xtro_10.0, whole genome shotgun sequence, one genomic interval encodes:
- the LOC116411055 gene encoding uncharacterized protein LOC116411055, whose translation MAAEDGSVPVFVHVKHSVRIVVADPLNQEKNLVFVVRRILEDLGRVSRKEILAIQDYPRRGVYDVTFDGEGVYRSFLRILEENSADPRLEGLKILPHFAEEEIFLVVKTYSPFVPLKEIETVLSRYCKKLVFSGKILNELGIWTSKYRFKAVLDKGVFPPARFRLGTVNIDCFFNGMPEFCRRCRQYCHVADGCVLCQNCGKATHMTKNCVLQKRCNLCFQMGHLYAGCPQREKVESQKSIHEDLSASPNFEVFADPVLSFVLQDKTTEEKREEKENLPDVEMESELGQVGKVLEFLSDFDLSASPNLQILEENLSEPLSPVSEEGHFHVTGEESPAGKMLQEGLTVKRKTGFESLSRGEKLYRSYKGKSIQELKEVVSDWSDEEEYGKLGKYFEEIPNKKEARKKILRYIKNLK comes from the exons ATGGCAGCAGAGGATGGTTCGGTCCCAGTGTTTGTTCATGTCAAACATTCGGTTAGGATCGTCGTTGCTGACCCTTTGAACCAGGAGAAGAATCTGGTGTTCGTCGTTCGGAGGATTCTGGAAGATCTCGGCAGAGTGTCCAGGAAAGAGATCCTCGCTATTCAGGATTATCCCAGGAGAGGTGTATATGATGTCACCTTTGACGGAGAAGGAGTCTACCGTAGTTTCCTGAGGATTCTTGAGGAGAATTCGGCTGATCCCCGGTTGGAAGGGCTCAAAATTCTTCCACACTTCGCGGAGGAAGAGATTTTCCTTGTGGTAAAAACGTACTCTCCTTTTGTGCCGCTCAAGGAGATCGAGACTGTGTTAAGCAGGTATTGTAAAAAGCTGGTCTTTTCAGGTAAGATCTTGAATGAACTTGGTATTTGGACTTCTAAATACAGGTTCAAAGCTGTTTTGGATAAAGGAGTATTCCCGCCTGCTAGATTTCGTCTAGGAACTGTTAATATCGACTGTTTCTTTAATGGAATGCCGGAGTTTTGTCGGAGATGTCGCCAGTACTGTCATGTGGCAGATGGTTGTGTACTGTGTCAGAACTGTGGGAAAGC TACACATATGACCAAAAATTGTGTCCTTCAAAAGAGGTGTAACTTGTGTTTTCAAATGGGGCATTTATATGCAGGTTGTCCACAAAGAGAGAAAGTGGAAAGTCAAAAATCTATTCATGAGGATCTTAGTGCTTCTCCTAATTTTGAAGTTTTTGCTGATCCGGTGTTAAGTTTTGTTTTACAGGATAAAACTACTGAGGAAAAACGAGAAGAAAAGGAAAACTTACCTGATGTTGAAATGGAGAGTGAATTAGGTCAGGTGGGAAAAGTATTGGAATTTTTGTCTGATTTTGATCTTAGTGCTTCTCCGAATTTGCAAATTCTTGAAGAGAATTTATCGGAGCCCTTAAGTCCCGTGAGTGAGGAAGGGCATTTTCATGTGACTGGTGAGGAGAGTCCTGCAGGTAAAATGTTGCAGGAAGGGCTCACGGTAAAGAGAAAGACTGGTTTTGAGTCTCTTTCCAGAGGAGAGAAATTGTATAGATCTTACAAAGGGAAGTCCATTCAAGAGCTAAAGGAAGTTGTAAGTGATTGGTCAGATGAGGAAGAATATGGTAAATTAGGCAAATATTTCGAAGAAATTCCTAATAAGAAAGAAGCTCGGAAAAAGATTTTGAGGTACATTAAGAATCTAAAGTGA